One genomic region from Anolis sagrei isolate rAnoSag1 chromosome 7, rAnoSag1.mat, whole genome shotgun sequence encodes:
- the MTHFD2 gene encoding bifunctional methylenetetrahydrofolate dehydrogenase/cyclohydrolase, mitochondrial, which produces MATAPALCILRRLPTLASSCVCCCSCRRQGRLLPAPQGARRVHLSARRDEAVVISGRKLARQIRQEARHEVEQWVASGNRRPHLSVVLVGENPASHSYVLNKTKAAADVGISSETILKPASITEEELLDLITKLNSDAKVDGLLVQLPLPEHIDERKVCNAVDPEKDVDGFHVVNVGRMCLDQYSMLPATPWGVWEIIKRTGIPTLGKNVVVAGRSKNVGMPIAMLLHTDGRHERPGGDATVTISHRYTPKEQLKKHTILADIVVAAAGIPNLITADMIKEGAAVIDVGINRVQDPVTAKPRLVGDVDFEGVKQKASFITPVPGGVGPMTVAMLMKNTIIAAKKMLRPPEVAALSA; this is translated from the exons ATGGCAACTGCGCCCGCGCTGTGCATACTCCGCCGCCTCCCGACGCTCGCCTCTTCCTGCgtttgctgctgctcctgccggCGGCAGGGTCGCCTCCTCCCGGCTCCGCAAGGCGCCCGCCGCGTCCACCTCAGCGCCCGCAG GGATGAGGCGGTGGTCATCTCCGGGCGGAAGCTAGCGCGGCAGATCCGGCAAGAGGCGCGTCATGAGGTGGAGCAATGGGTGGCGTCCGGGAACCGGCGGCCACACCTGAGCGTGGTCCTGGTGGGCGAGAATCCCGCCAGCCACTCCTATGTCCTGAACAAGACCAAGGCGGCGGCCGATGTGG GGATCAGCAGCGAAACCATCCTCAAGCCGGCCTCCATCACGGAAGAGGAGCTCCTGGATCTCATCACCAAGCTCAACAGCGACGCCAAGGTGGATGGCCTCCTGGTGCAGCTGCCTTTACCTG AACATATTGATGAGCGAAAGGTCTGCAATGCCGTGGACCCCGAGAAGGATGTGGATGGCTTCCACGTGGTGAACGTGGGCCGGATGTGCCTGGACCAGTACTCCATGCTGCCGGCCACGCCGTGGGGCGTGTGGGAGATCATCAAGCGGACAG GGATCCCGACCCTGGGCAAGAACGTGGTGGTGGCCGGGCGATCCAAGAACGTGGGCATGCCCATCGCCATGCTCCTCCACACGGATGGGCGGCACGAACGCCCCGGAG GCGATGCAACCGTGACTATCTCTCACCGCTACACTCCCAAAGAGCAGCTCAAGAAGCACACAATCCTGGCAGACATTGTGGTGGCCGCTGCAG GCATTCCCAACCTCATTACGGCAGACATGATCAAAGAAGGGGCGGCTGTCATCGACGTGGGCATCAACAGGGTCCAGGATCCCGTCACGGCCAAACCCCGGCTGGTGGGAGACGTGGATTTCGAAG GCGTCAAGCAGAAGGCCAGCTTCATCACCCCGGTCCCCGGTGGCGTAGGCCCCATGACAGTGGCCATGCTGATGAAGAACACCATCATTGCTGCCAAGAAGATGCTGCGCCCCCCAGAAGTGGCCGCCCTCAGTGCTTGA